In the Xiamenia xianingshaonis genome, one interval contains:
- a CDS encoding AEC family transporter, which translates to MEGLFSIFGQMVTLFSIIGVGYWAKTRRFMTPEFDRMLSKLILMIALPALLVGSVLTAEHLPSLRDILVTFGVSCASYVVIIALAYLVTGALRTPAGRRGVFKFMVCFGNVGFIGFPVLLAIFGPEALIYATVFNLPFNLLVFTVGAWFLTQDGDEGKKVVVTWRTFVSPTIGACVAAIVLTLAGIHQVPVLGDACATLGSLTTPASLLIVGSSLANLPARELVGTPRLWVVALTRLVAAPLVMWAIFHPLVDNQLLLGVIVVISGMPVATNGTMLCYQYGGNAKVMAQGTFVTTIGSLASIPLLVSFLGAVM; encoded by the coding sequence ATGGAAGGCCTTTTCAGCATATTCGGCCAGATGGTCACGCTGTTCTCCATCATCGGAGTCGGCTATTGGGCGAAGACGCGCCGCTTCATGACGCCCGAGTTCGACCGGATGCTGTCGAAGCTCATCTTGATGATCGCGCTGCCGGCGCTGCTCGTCGGGTCGGTACTGACGGCCGAACACCTGCCTTCATTGCGCGACATCCTGGTGACGTTCGGGGTGTCGTGCGCCAGCTACGTGGTCATCATAGCGCTTGCGTACCTGGTCACAGGCGCATTGCGCACGCCCGCAGGCCGGAGGGGCGTGTTCAAGTTCATGGTGTGCTTCGGCAACGTGGGCTTCATCGGCTTCCCGGTGCTGCTGGCCATCTTCGGCCCTGAAGCGCTCATTTACGCGACGGTGTTCAACCTGCCGTTCAACCTGCTAGTGTTCACGGTGGGCGCATGGTTTTTGACCCAAGACGGCGACGAGGGGAAGAAAGTGGTCGTAACCTGGCGCACCTTCGTGTCGCCGACCATCGGGGCGTGCGTGGCGGCCATCGTGCTGACGCTTGCCGGCATACACCAGGTGCCGGTGCTGGGAGACGCGTGCGCCACGCTGGGATCGCTCACGACGCCGGCGTCGCTGCTGATCGTCGGCTCGTCGCTTGCGAACCTGCCGGCCCGCGAGCTGGTGGGCACGCCGCGGCTGTGGGTCGTGGCGCTGACGAGGCTCGTCGCAGCGCCGCTGGTCATGTGGGCGATCTTTCATCCACTCGTGGACAACCAACTGCTGCTCGGCGTGATCGTGGTCATCTCCGGCATGCCGGTCGCCACGAACGGCACCATGCTGTGCTACCAGTACGGCGGCAACGCGAAAGTAATGGCGCAGGGGACGTTCGTGACGACCATCGGATCGCTTGCGTCCATCCCGCTGCTCGTGTCCTTCCTGGGCGCCGTAATGTAA
- a CDS encoding LL-diaminopimelate aminotransferase, with protein MAHINDNFTKLPGSYLFSEIGRRTAAYQEAHPEAKLIKMGIGDVTLPLAPAVVAAMHEGVDDLAAAETFHGYGPEQGYDFLRTAIAEADFRARGVEIDDDEIFVSDGAKSDCGNIGDILSLDSRVAVCDPVYPVYVDTNAMAGRAGDYDEDAQGWTNIVYMPTTAENDFCPALPEEDVDVIYLCSPNNPTGTALTFGQLKAWVDYANDHDAIIMFDAAYERFITQDDVPHSIYEIPGAKTCAIEFRSFSKTAGFTGARCGYTVVPKALVRDGASLNGLWNRRQTTKFNGASYVIQKGAAAVYTPEGARQIDEAIAHYRENARVIREGLTEAGFEVFGGVNSPYIWCKTPGGMGSWDFFNKLLEEANIITTPGAGFGPAGEGYIRFTAFGNAEATKEAMKRVQALKA; from the coding sequence ATGGCGCACATCAACGACAACTTCACGAAACTGCCCGGCAGCTACCTGTTCTCCGAAATCGGCCGCCGCACCGCTGCGTACCAAGAAGCGCACCCCGAGGCCAAGCTCATCAAGATGGGCATCGGCGACGTGACGCTGCCGCTGGCTCCCGCCGTTGTCGCCGCCATGCACGAAGGCGTGGACGACCTGGCCGCCGCCGAGACGTTCCACGGCTACGGACCCGAACAGGGCTACGACTTTCTGCGCACGGCCATCGCTGAGGCCGACTTCCGCGCACGCGGGGTCGAAATCGACGATGACGAGATCTTCGTGTCCGACGGCGCCAAGAGCGACTGCGGCAACATCGGCGACATCCTGTCCCTCGACAGCCGCGTCGCCGTGTGCGACCCGGTGTACCCGGTGTACGTAGACACGAACGCCATGGCCGGACGCGCGGGCGACTACGACGAGGACGCGCAGGGCTGGACGAACATCGTCTACATGCCCACGACCGCCGAAAACGACTTCTGCCCCGCGCTGCCCGAGGAAGACGTCGACGTGATCTATCTGTGCTCGCCGAACAACCCCACCGGCACGGCGCTGACGTTCGGCCAGCTGAAAGCATGGGTCGACTACGCCAACGACCACGACGCCATCATCATGTTCGACGCCGCCTACGAGCGCTTCATCACGCAAGACGACGTGCCGCACTCCATCTACGAGATCCCCGGCGCGAAGACGTGCGCCATCGAGTTCCGGTCGTTCAGCAAGACCGCCGGCTTCACGGGCGCGCGCTGCGGCTACACCGTGGTCCCCAAGGCGCTCGTGCGCGACGGCGCAAGCCTCAACGGCCTGTGGAACCGCCGGCAGACGACGAAGTTCAACGGCGCCAGCTACGTCATCCAGAAGGGTGCGGCGGCCGTGTACACGCCGGAAGGCGCCCGCCAGATCGACGAGGCCATCGCGCACTACCGCGAGAACGCCCGCGTGATCCGCGAGGGGCTGACCGAGGCGGGCTTCGAGGTGTTCGGCGGCGTGAACAGCCCCTACATCTGGTGCAAGACGCCAGGCGGCATGGGCAGCTGGGACTTCTTCAACAAGCTGCTTGAAGAGGCGAACATCATCACCACGCCAGGCGCAGGCTTCGGTCCGGCCGGCGAGGGATACATCCGCTTCACCGCGTTCGGCAACGCCGAGGCCACGAAAGAGGCCATGAAACGCGTGCAAGCGCTCAAGGCGTAA
- a CDS encoding FeoA family protein, with translation MEATATGTAMVAKDSSVGASMPQVPLAFLESGRRGVVVKVRGRDEQRRHLENLGFVAGAPVGVASHVAGDLIVEVKGTRVALSREAALKVVVAAG, from the coding sequence ATGGAAGCGACAGCGACGGGGACAGCCATGGTTGCGAAAGACTCATCGGTCGGCGCATCGATGCCGCAGGTTCCGCTTGCCTTTTTGGAAAGCGGCCGGCGCGGCGTCGTCGTGAAGGTGCGCGGGCGCGACGAGCAGCGCCGTCATCTGGAAAACCTCGGCTTTGTGGCAGGAGCGCCGGTCGGGGTGGCGTCGCACGTCGCCGGCGACCTTATCGTGGAAGTGAAAGGCACGCGCGTGGCGCTTTCCCGCGAAGCCGCCCTGAAGGTCGTCGTGGCCGCAGGATAG
- a CDS encoding FeoA family protein, which produces MPTDRSAEKTLRDVGIGQTATVRRLAGAGALKRHLMDMGITKGTEVFVRKVAPLGDPLEVTVRGYELSLRKEEAASVLVS; this is translated from the coding sequence ATGCCAACAGACCGATCCGCCGAAAAAACCCTGCGCGACGTGGGCATAGGGCAGACCGCCACAGTCCGCCGCCTTGCCGGCGCGGGCGCCCTCAAGCGCCATCTCATGGACATGGGCATCACGAAAGGCACCGAAGTGTTCGTGCGCAAGGTGGCGCCGCTGGGCGATCCCCTTGAGGTCACCGTGCGCGGCTACGAGCTGAGCCTGCGCAAGGAAGAAGCGGCGTCGGTGCTCGTGTCGTAA
- the feoB gene encoding ferrous iron transporter B codes for MGARIALAGNPNCGKTTLFNQLTGANQYVGNWPGVTVEKKEGAYKAAPDVTVTDLPGVYSLSPYSPEEVVTRDYLLEGGPDVVISIVDATNLERNLYLTTQILELGVPVVVALNMMDAVSKSGDKIDATRLSRDLGCPVVEMSALKGSGVDEAMNAALRLADAPKAPKPTYRFDAAVEDALGEIGRIVSADAPESVSRWHAIKLFEGEARAISTLKLGKQTLDQVKAVRERVEEDWDDDAESIVVGERYDAIAHLVDACATRSARGMTPTQKIDRVVTSRVLGIPIFIAVMFVVYWLAVSIGGSIVTDWANDGISGDGWLYTGGAAYEQAVADWEETGEAAGLPEPDPAEYGLFIPGLTPVVTGALESIGAAPWVISLCVDGIVAGVGAVIGFIPQLIILFLLLGFLEGCGYLARVAFIMDRVFRRFGLSGKSFIPMLIASGCGVPAVMATKTIENERDRRMTIMTTTMIPCGAKLPIIALVFGALAGGDYESTWWVAPVFYFLGLAAIIVSCIMLKKFRAFAGDATPFVMELPAYHLPTVKNVLLSMWERVKSYVVKAGTIIFLSSMVIWFLMNFGMVDGSFGLLDTEVDGYIDNSLMAGLGSGLAWIFAPLGFGSWESAVTSITGLVAKENVVATVGILTSLGEAGETDPTLWSAFAAMLGGSSAAIMAFCAFNLLCAPCFAAIGTIRRQMASAKWTWAAIGYMCAFAWCVALVIYQIGGLIAGETAFGLWTVVAFLVLAGMLFLLLRPASKARADESVPSHLELDRASA; via the coding sequence ATGGGGGCACGCATCGCCCTTGCCGGCAACCCGAATTGCGGCAAGACCACCCTGTTCAACCAGCTGACCGGCGCGAACCAATACGTCGGCAACTGGCCCGGCGTCACGGTCGAGAAGAAGGAAGGCGCCTACAAGGCTGCGCCGGACGTGACGGTCACCGACCTGCCGGGCGTCTATTCGCTGTCGCCCTATTCGCCCGAAGAGGTCGTCACGCGCGACTATCTGCTTGAAGGCGGCCCCGACGTGGTCATCAGCATCGTCGACGCCACGAACCTCGAGCGCAACCTGTATCTGACGACGCAAATCCTCGAGCTGGGCGTTCCGGTCGTCGTCGCGCTCAACATGATGGACGCCGTGAGCAAAAGCGGCGACAAGATCGACGCGACCCGCCTGTCGCGCGACCTGGGCTGCCCCGTCGTGGAGATGAGCGCCTTGAAGGGCAGCGGCGTGGACGAGGCCATGAACGCGGCTTTGCGCCTGGCCGACGCGCCGAAGGCCCCGAAGCCGACGTATCGCTTCGACGCGGCCGTGGAAGACGCGCTCGGCGAGATCGGGCGCATCGTTTCCGCCGACGCGCCCGAAAGCGTCAGCCGCTGGCACGCCATCAAGCTCTTCGAAGGCGAAGCCCGCGCGATCTCGACGCTGAAGCTCGGCAAACAAACGCTTGACCAGGTGAAAGCCGTCCGCGAACGCGTGGAGGAAGATTGGGACGACGACGCCGAGTCCATCGTCGTCGGCGAGCGCTACGACGCCATCGCGCACCTTGTGGACGCGTGTGCCACCCGGTCGGCGCGCGGCATGACGCCCACGCAGAAGATCGACCGCGTGGTCACGAGCCGCGTGCTGGGCATCCCCATCTTCATCGCCGTCATGTTCGTGGTGTACTGGCTTGCGGTGTCGATCGGCGGATCGATCGTGACCGACTGGGCCAACGACGGCATCTCTGGCGACGGCTGGCTCTACACCGGAGGCGCCGCCTACGAGCAAGCCGTGGCCGACTGGGAGGAAACCGGCGAGGCTGCCGGCCTGCCCGAGCCCGATCCTGCCGAATACGGCCTGTTCATCCCTGGCCTGACGCCCGTCGTCACCGGCGCTTTGGAATCCATTGGGGCGGCCCCGTGGGTGATCAGCCTGTGCGTTGACGGCATCGTGGCCGGCGTCGGCGCGGTCATCGGCTTCATTCCGCAGCTCATCATCCTCTTCTTGCTGCTCGGCTTCTTGGAAGGCTGCGGCTACCTTGCGCGCGTCGCCTTTATCATGGACCGCGTTTTCCGCCGCTTCGGGCTGTCGGGCAAAAGCTTCATTCCCATGCTCATCGCCAGCGGCTGCGGCGTGCCGGCGGTCATGGCCACCAAAACCATCGAGAACGAGCGCGACCGCCGCATGACCATCATGACCACCACGATGATTCCCTGCGGCGCGAAGCTGCCCATCATCGCGCTCGTCTTCGGCGCGCTGGCCGGCGGCGACTACGAGTCGACCTGGTGGGTTGCGCCGGTCTTCTACTTCTTGGGCCTGGCCGCCATCATCGTGTCGTGCATCATGCTCAAGAAGTTCCGCGCGTTTGCAGGCGATGCGACGCCGTTCGTCATGGAACTGCCGGCCTATCACCTTCCCACGGTCAAAAACGTGCTCTTGTCCATGTGGGAGCGCGTGAAGAGCTACGTCGTGAAAGCCGGCACCATCATCTTCCTGTCATCGATGGTCATTTGGTTCCTCATGAACTTCGGCATGGTTGACGGGTCGTTCGGCCTGCTTGACACCGAAGTGGACGGGTACATCGACAACAGCCTGATGGCGGGCCTTGGCAGCGGCTTGGCGTGGATCTTCGCGCCGCTGGGCTTCGGCAGCTGGGAAAGCGCCGTCACGAGCATCACCGGCCTGGTCGCGAAGGAGAACGTCGTTGCGACCGTGGGCATTCTGACGAGCCTCGGCGAGGCGGGCGAGACGGATCCGACGCTGTGGTCCGCGTTCGCCGCGATGCTCGGCGGCTCTTCGGCGGCGATCATGGCGTTTTGCGCCTTCAACCTTCTGTGTGCGCCGTGCTTTGCGGCCATCGGCACCATCCGCCGTCAGATGGCCAGCGCGAAGTGGACGTGGGCGGCCATCGGGTATATGTGCGCGTTCGCGTGGTGCGTCGCGCTCGTGATCTACCAGATCGGCGGGCTGATCGCCGGGGAGACAGCCTTCGGCCTGTGGACGGTCGTCGCCTTCCTCGTGCTTGCCGGCATGCTGTTTCTGCTGCTGCGTCCCGCCTCGAAGGCCCGCGCCGACGAGAGCGTCCCGTCGCATCTGGAGCTTGACCGCGCGTCCGCCTAG
- a CDS encoding Hpt domain-containing protein, translating to MIGYNRTNTESNSFRDWSETVLMDMQAFYQSVQADLNDVLALYKTPERVHKYVRSALHDKAFRLLDDAMARKDWVAGFKQAHTVKGMCQNLCLGIFTEKVIDLVECLRGGNPDEEEALRAYDRVRQEHLRLLDLEEALS from the coding sequence TTGATTGGCTATAATCGTACCAATACCGAATCAAACAGTTTTCGTGATTGGTCGGAGACCGTACTCATGGACATGCAGGCTTTCTATCAATCCGTGCAAGCGGATCTCAACGACGTTCTGGCGCTCTACAAAACGCCGGAGCGGGTGCACAAATACGTTCGGTCTGCGCTGCACGACAAGGCCTTCAGGCTGCTCGACGATGCCATGGCCCGCAAAGACTGGGTCGCCGGCTTCAAGCAGGCGCACACCGTCAAAGGCATGTGCCAGAATTTGTGTTTGGGTATTTTTACCGAAAAGGTCATCGATCTGGTAGAATGCCTGCGAGGAGGAAACCCTGACGAAGAAGAAGCCTTACGCGCTTACGACCGCGTAAGGCAAGAGCATCTTCGCCTTCTTGACCTTGAGGAGGCCTTGTCGTGA
- a CDS encoding HD domain-containing phosphohydrolase: protein MSTESSEAFTLDDDAIVLKRRPQILIVDDTDVNRDILSDILEQDYDVLEASSGLEAIEVLRCHEGTLSLILLDIVMPDMDGFEVLAYLRKNRWAEDVPVIVISSETSPGYVKKGFELGVNDYVSRPFDPEIISRRVANVIRLFAKQERLKDLVVHSMEEQEKRDTLMVDILSSIVEFRNGESGLHVMRIRIISEILLEAVSRRFPQYGLTSSRIALISTAAALHDIGKITLPGAILNKPGKLTAEEYEIMKTHTVIGDEMLRGLQHGADIDLVKCARSICRWHHERWDGNGYPDGLTGDAIPIEAQVVALADVYDALVSERVYKPAYTHDEAVDIILNGGCGAFNPALLACFEHESLRLEEMLCLRSDESYERSNVGIRVQESLEGLGPGIAGRTALLLNSEREKLAYLASSSSGLVFDFDADSDTVELYGALRETLGLPRTIANTVETMARRAETLPALQRLSRLFAEARAVGSDVSCDTVLPLSDGGELPCRFESHLIWIDSALGPRCMGAIGSVFPQKALA, encoded by the coding sequence GTGAGTACTGAGAGTTCTGAAGCGTTCACTCTGGATGACGATGCCATCGTCTTAAAGAGACGCCCGCAGATCCTCATCGTTGACGATACCGACGTCAACCGAGACATTTTGTCAGACATTCTCGAACAGGACTACGACGTCCTGGAAGCGAGCAGCGGCCTTGAGGCCATCGAGGTGCTTCGGTGCCACGAAGGCACGCTGTCGCTCATTCTGCTTGACATCGTCATGCCCGACATGGACGGCTTCGAAGTATTGGCGTATTTGCGCAAGAACCGTTGGGCAGAAGACGTCCCCGTCATCGTCATTTCGTCCGAAACGTCGCCGGGCTACGTGAAAAAGGGTTTTGAGCTGGGCGTGAACGACTATGTCAGCCGCCCGTTCGACCCTGAGATCATCTCGCGTCGCGTCGCGAACGTCATCAGGCTGTTCGCCAAGCAGGAACGTTTGAAAGACCTCGTCGTCCATTCCATGGAGGAGCAGGAAAAGCGCGACACGCTGATGGTGGACATCCTGTCGTCCATCGTGGAATTTCGCAACGGCGAATCGGGTCTGCACGTCATGCGCATCCGCATCATCTCCGAAATCCTGCTGGAAGCCGTGTCGCGTCGTTTTCCGCAGTACGGCCTTACGTCGTCGCGCATCGCCCTCATCTCCACGGCGGCGGCCCTGCACGACATCGGCAAGATCACGCTGCCGGGCGCCATTCTCAACAAGCCGGGGAAGCTGACGGCCGAAGAATACGAGATCATGAAGACCCACACCGTCATCGGCGACGAAATGCTGCGCGGGCTGCAGCATGGGGCCGACATCGACCTGGTCAAATGTGCTCGCAGCATCTGCCGCTGGCACCATGAGCGCTGGGACGGCAACGGGTATCCCGACGGGCTGACAGGCGACGCCATTCCCATCGAGGCCCAAGTCGTGGCGCTGGCCGACGTGTACGACGCCTTGGTGAGCGAGCGCGTGTACAAGCCCGCCTACACGCATGACGAGGCCGTGGACATTATCTTGAACGGCGGGTGCGGCGCGTTCAACCCGGCGCTGCTCGCCTGCTTCGAACACGAGTCGTTGCGGCTCGAAGAGATGCTGTGCTTGCGCAGCGACGAATCGTACGAGCGCAGCAACGTCGGCATCCGCGTCCAGGAAAGCCTGGAAGGCTTGGGGCCCGGCATTGCGGGCCGCACGGCGCTTTTGCTCAACAGCGAACGTGAAAAGCTGGCGTATTTGGCGTCAAGCTCGTCAGGGCTCGTGTTCGACTTCGACGCCGATTCCGACACGGTCGAGCTGTACGGCGCCCTGCGCGAAACGCTCGGGCTGCCGCGCACGATCGCCAACACCGTCGAAACCATGGCCCGCCGTGCCGAAACCCTGCCGGCGCTGCAGCGGCTGAGCCGACTTTTCGCCGAGGCTCGGGCGGTCGGGTCTGACGTTTCGTGCGACACGGTGCTGCCGCTGTCTGACGGCGGCGAGCTGCCGTGCCGCTTCGAGTCGCATCTGATCTGGATCGACAGTGCTTTGGGGCCGCGTTGCATGGGGGCCATCGGCTCTGTGTTTCCGCAAAAGGCGCTTGCGTGA
- a CDS encoding hybrid sensor histidine kinase/response regulator: MKTLEKLAACVKRRRKVALPYVGVIAVALVVLVGGYGLYRASVVGTVDQTTTSFMDQTADHDSQAFHNALARKWGMLESFAERLRITGADDREVLRSLIEVENQATAFENIELVGTNGTVFTGDGELSAIEDMPWHASYEEADSRFVMRCDASPDGGSDDQGVYIVYGVKLSTPLYLGGYSVGGVVGFIPVDDIAETMRFESFDERGVALVVQPDGAIVTAGGLYDGDESSILERLARARFSLGSYDACERALAEDGSAFASYSLDGENFYAAIKPIEDTDWHLVVRVHGTVTSDVVDILLTRSGLFFAALGVIVVLVAVTIYRSVRSARIARESERAKTAFLSTMSHEIRTPLNGIVGILYLMRQNVDNPEKLQSYLDQANVSANFLKSVISDVLDMSKIESGSVDVRIEPFDLRVMLQELEVIASVQAAGRLDVTVRSVDVGDPFVRGDAVRLKQALVNLLGNAVKFTPDGGEVSLALTEETLDDVAHLVFVVRDTGCGMSDDFLKNRLWSPFEQELRVASQSGTGLGAPLAKAIVEAMGGTVDVRSEVGVGSEFTVRVSLPLASKEEAAELDGRRTDTPAYTLAGSTVLVAEDNDVNRMIVEDILADEGVSVISVENGLEAVERFANSAPGEIDIVLMDVQMPLMDGYGAARGIRGLSRPDARTVPILALTANAFRENVEQALASGMDDVIVKPLNVALLLEKLRDCDSRRSSDS, from the coding sequence GTGAAAACCCTTGAAAAACTTGCCGCGTGCGTGAAACGGCGTCGCAAGGTAGCGCTGCCCTATGTCGGCGTCATTGCGGTCGCCTTGGTCGTGCTCGTGGGCGGCTACGGGCTGTACCGCGCAAGCGTCGTCGGCACCGTCGACCAGACCACCACGTCGTTCATGGACCAAACGGCCGACCACGACTCGCAGGCCTTCCACAACGCGCTTGCCCGCAAGTGGGGGATGCTGGAATCGTTCGCCGAACGGCTGCGCATCACCGGCGCCGACGACCGCGAGGTGCTCCGCTCGCTCATCGAGGTGGAAAACCAGGCCACTGCGTTCGAGAACATCGAGTTGGTAGGTACGAACGGCACGGTGTTTACCGGCGACGGCGAATTGAGCGCCATCGAGGACATGCCTTGGCATGCCTCGTATGAAGAGGCCGACAGCCGGTTCGTCATGCGCTGCGACGCGTCTCCCGACGGCGGTTCCGACGATCAGGGCGTCTACATCGTCTACGGCGTGAAGCTGTCGACCCCGCTTTATCTGGGCGGCTATTCCGTCGGCGGCGTGGTCGGTTTCATTCCGGTTGACGACATTGCCGAAACCATGCGCTTCGAAAGCTTCGACGAGCGCGGCGTTGCGCTCGTGGTGCAGCCTGACGGTGCCATCGTCACAGCGGGCGGCTTGTACGACGGTGACGAGTCGAGCATTCTTGAAAGGCTGGCTCGCGCGCGTTTTTCGCTCGGTTCGTACGACGCGTGCGAGCGGGCGCTTGCCGAAGACGGCTCTGCCTTTGCGTCGTATTCGCTTGACGGTGAGAACTTCTATGCCGCCATCAAGCCTATTGAGGACACCGATTGGCACCTGGTCGTGCGCGTGCACGGCACCGTGACCTCGGACGTCGTCGACATTCTGCTGACGCGTTCCGGCCTGTTCTTCGCCGCGCTCGGCGTGATCGTCGTCCTCGTCGCGGTGACCATCTACCGATCGGTCCGTTCGGCCCGCATCGCGCGCGAGTCCGAACGCGCCAAAACGGCGTTTCTGTCCACCATGAGCCACGAGATCCGCACGCCACTCAACGGCATCGTCGGCATCCTGTACCTCATGAGACAGAATGTGGACAATCCGGAAAAGCTGCAGTCCTACCTCGACCAGGCGAACGTTTCCGCGAACTTCCTCAAAAGCGTCATTTCCGACGTGCTCGACATGTCCAAGATCGAGAGCGGATCGGTGGACGTGCGCATCGAGCCGTTCGACCTGCGCGTCATGCTCCAAGAACTCGAGGTCATCGCAAGCGTGCAGGCCGCCGGCCGCCTGGATGTGACGGTGCGCTCCGTCGACGTGGGCGATCCGTTCGTGCGCGGCGACGCGGTGCGCTTGAAGCAGGCGCTCGTGAACCTGCTGGGCAACGCCGTGAAATTCACGCCCGACGGGGGAGAGGTTTCCCTGGCGCTGACGGAAGAGACGCTCGACGATGTGGCCCACCTTGTGTTCGTCGTGCGCGACACGGGCTGCGGCATGTCGGACGACTTCCTGAAAAACCGGCTGTGGTCTCCCTTTGAGCAGGAGCTTCGCGTTGCGTCCCAAAGCGGCACGGGGCTGGGCGCGCCGCTGGCGAAGGCCATCGTGGAGGCTATGGGGGGTACCGTCGACGTGCGGTCCGAAGTGGGCGTCGGTTCTGAGTTCACCGTGCGGGTGTCGCTGCCCTTGGCGTCGAAGGAAGAGGCGGCGGAGCTTGACGGGCGCCGCACGGACACGCCGGCCTACACGCTTGCCGGGTCGACCGTGCTCGTGGCCGAGGACAACGACGTGAACCGCATGATCGTCGAGGACATTCTGGCCGACGAAGGCGTTTCGGTCATCAGCGTTGAAAACGGCTTGGAAGCGGTCGAGAGGTTCGCGAACTCGGCGCCGGGAGAAATCGACATCGTGCTGATGGACGTGCAGATGCCGCTGATGGACGGCTACGGGGCGGCTCGCGGCATCCGTGGCCTGTCTCGCCCCGACGCGCGCACGGTCCCCATTCTCGCCCTGACGGCCAACGCGTTTCGCGAAAACGTGGAACAGGCCCTGGCCAGCGGCATGGACGACGTCATCGTGAAGCCCTTGAACGTCGCGCTGCTGCTCGAAAAGCTGCGCGACTGCGATTCGCGGCGGTCCTCTGATTCGTAG
- a CDS encoding metal-dependent transcriptional regulator, which produces MDKLSKSHEDYLEAIVMLGGTTERSVRSVDIATKLGVSKASVSKALTFLKENGFVDQPYYGDITLTEAGFSYGASVLDRHQMLTEFLSKVIGIDEDQAEKEACIMEHAISDESFEKWEAYIRTLNL; this is translated from the coding sequence GTGGACAAACTCTCAAAATCCCATGAAGACTACCTTGAGGCCATCGTCATGCTCGGGGGGACGACGGAACGGTCGGTGCGGTCGGTCGACATCGCCACGAAGCTGGGCGTGTCCAAGGCGTCCGTGAGCAAGGCCCTTACGTTTTTGAAGGAAAACGGCTTCGTTGACCAGCCGTATTACGGCGACATCACCCTGACCGAGGCTGGTTTTTCCTACGGCGCCTCGGTGCTCGACCGCCATCAGATGCTCACCGAGTTTCTGTCGAAGGTCATCGGCATCGACGAGGACCAGGCCGAGAAGGAGGCGTGCATCATGGAGCATGCCATCAGCGACGAGTCGTTTGAAAAGTGGGAGGCCTACATCCGCACGTTGAATCTGTAA
- a CDS encoding septum formation initiator family protein yields MARNANRSRDSLSSRSRLSQDRLSYRTGTYDSEDIPEFTSAFRSGGNASRRSAEGRPYYASASRPSAVRTDGRRSRSSYGAASDETDYRRRAYGALPLQDRTDVPRVHAEAYQPMGSHSYARTSSVYRPPRGSSLTDGFGERRSSRGSASAAGRWEADFDEQETERGSAERGRSVGQGRGRADSRGRGSHRKMDEREERRRARAKAKAEKKYERQFGRSSAPAADAGPRAAVYKGSMGSKHRQAARMQQGKIFQASPLGAVVGFISSLFSTVAGVFRCWHTLKKTTCVLLIVVATCVFLYSPAQQYYKTLRTNDQLRAEYAALEARNSALGRDVAALQTDEGIKARAHDQLGWVNAGEETANVHGLDIAYDRSESIRANIPAGSVKAPDTAWYTPVLDAVFGVE; encoded by the coding sequence TTGGCGCGAAACGCGAACAGATCGCGGGATTCCCTGTCTTCCCGTTCTCGCTTGTCGCAGGATCGTCTGTCGTATCGGACGGGCACCTACGACTCCGAGGATATTCCGGAATTTACGAGCGCCTTCCGCTCCGGCGGAAACGCTTCTCGCCGCTCTGCCGAAGGGCGGCCCTACTACGCTTCTGCATCGCGTCCTTCCGCCGTGCGCACCGACGGGCGGCGGTCCCGCTCTTCGTACGGCGCCGCTTCTGACGAGACCGACTACCGGCGCCGGGCCTACGGCGCTCTTCCTTTGCAAGATCGCACCGACGTGCCGCGGGTGCACGCCGAGGCGTACCAGCCCATGGGGTCGCATTCCTATGCGCGGACGTCGTCGGTGTACCGCCCGCCGCGGGGCAGCAGCTTGACCGACGGGTTTGGCGAGCGTCGGAGCTCGCGGGGCTCGGCTTCGGCAGCAGGTCGCTGGGAAGCCGACTTTGACGAGCAGGAGACGGAGCGCGGCAGTGCCGAGCGGGGCCGCAGCGTCGGCCAGGGCCGCGGGCGCGCCGATTCTCGGGGCCGCGGGTCGCACCGCAAGATGGACGAGCGCGAAGAGCGCCGTCGCGCCCGGGCGAAGGCCAAGGCCGAGAAGAAGTATGAGCGCCAGTTCGGCAGATCGTCGGCGCCGGCGGCAGACGCCGGTCCGCGGGCTGCCGTGTACAAGGGGTCCATGGGGTCGAAGCACCGTCAGGCGGCTCGCATGCAGCAGGGCAAGATTTTCCAGGCGTCGCCTTTGGGGGCGGTCGTCGGTTTCATCAGCAGCTTGTTCTCGACGGTGGCCGGGGTGTTTCGGTGCTGGCACACGCTGAAAAAGACGACGTGCGTGCTGCTCATCGTGGTTGCGACCTGCGTGTTTCTCTATTCGCCGGCCCAGCAGTACTACAAGACGCTGCGCACGAACGATCAGCTGCGGGCCGAATACGCCGCGCTTGAAGCCCGCAATTCGGCTTTGGGGCGCGATGTGGCGGCGCTGCAGACCGACGAAGGCATCAAGGCGCGGGCACACGACCAGCTGGGCTGGGTGAACGCCGGCGAGGAGACCGCCAACGTGCATGGGCTGGACATCGCCTACGACCGCAGCGAATCCATCCGCGCGAACATTCCCGCCGGCAGCGTGAAAGCGCCCGACACCGCCTGGTACACGCCCGTCCTAGATGCCGTGTTCGGCGTCGAATGA